One part of the Arabidopsis thaliana chromosome 1 sequence genome encodes these proteins:
- a CDS encoding uncharacterized protein (unknown protein; BEST Arabidopsis thaliana protein match is: unknown protein (TAIR:AT1G24822.1); Has 11 Blast hits to 11 proteins in 1 species: Archae - 0; Bacteria - 0; Metazoa - 0; Fungi - 0; Plants - 11; Viruses - 0; Other Eukaryotes - 0 (source: NCBI BLink).) gives MAAPVVVAPAINLQHMDLPEGNEDVAAVLQTSTQRWLNAAEWSILYNNHNLFPESNSFTIPIEVEGLYRVDNRFNQDSNTWRNTSAPSTCKNAINFYNVRIATGLYRFDDDGDIVMDAEVQGGWVLCRKTVRNRGGGVLTFAHYMWVLV, from the exons ATGGCGGCTCCCGTAGTGGTCGCTCCTGCGATAAATCTTCAGCATATGGACCTACCTGAAGGAAATGAAG ATGTAGCAGCTGTGCTTCAAACATCAACACAGCGCTGGCTCAACGCTGCTGAGTGGAGCATTCTTTATAACAACCACAACCTATTCCCAGAATCAAACTCATTTACCATACCTATTGAAGTAGAGGGACTTTACAGAGTTGACAACCGCTTTAATCAAGACAGCAATACGTGGAGAAACACAAGTGCTCCCTCCACTTGCAAAAATGCTATCAACTTCTACAATGTTAGGATCGCCACTGGCTTGTACaggtttgatgatgatggggaCATTGTGATGGACGCTGAAGTTCAAGGAGGGTGGGTCCTTTGCAGAAAAACCGTGAGGAACAGAGGTGGGGGGGTACTTACTTTTGCACACTACATGTGGGTTTTAGTGTGA